One window of Manihot esculenta cultivar AM560-2 chromosome 17, M.esculenta_v8, whole genome shotgun sequence genomic DNA carries:
- the LOC110605304 gene encoding hepatoma-derived growth factor-related protein 2 isoform X5: MEEPNAVPCSSQNPNNLLTDDRYEDDRYEPIMNNLKARVFSKISPSGNIAPQLKTHIERRLHEFFPSFDTPSHPPYSSDTLQAMELKRQKDQMTTLERGVQVGFNKQDDVQAIVTHNLGVVEEEKQLNITSPCEQKELICDLLSEQHPHPQILSNQQMEAKLHSVESPSFLEWHKDSEQQLDLSSMERSPKPKAPVNKDPQHQDEQQPSSKPRGRGRPRKLKSSTDMILSNQQMKAKLHSVESPAFLEWHKDPEQQLDLSSMERSPKPKAPVNKDPEQQPSSKPRGRGRPRKLKSDTDMIISNQQMEAKLHYVESPAFLEWHKDPEQQLDLSSMERSPKPKAPVNKDPQHQDEQQPSSKPRGRGRPRKLKSDNMILSNQQMEAKLHSVESSAFLEWHKDPEQQLDLSSMERSPKPKAPVNKDPQHQDEQQPSSKPRGRGRPRKLKSDTDMILSNQQMEAKLHSVESPAFLEWHKDPEQQLDLSSMERSPKPKAPLNKDPQHQDEQQPSSKPRGRGRPPKLKSDTDMIRNSLLPSSDQDYNEQQQSKRRGRPPKRKTDCY, from the exons ATGGAAGAACCTAACGCTGTCCCCTGCTCCTCTCAAAATCCCAACAATCTTCTTACAGATGATAGATACGAAGATGATAGATACGAGCCTATAATGAACAATCTGAAAGCTCGTGTGTTTTCCAAAATAAGCCCGTCGGGAAACATTGCGCCTCAACTCAAGACCCACATTGAACGACGGCTGCATGAATTCTTCCCCAGTTTCGACACTCCGTCTCACCCACCTTATTCTTCT GATACTCTCCAAGCTATGGAACTGAAGCGGCAAAAGGATCAGATGACCACATTGGAGAG AGGCGTCCAGGTGGGATTTAACAAGCAAGACGATGTTCAAGCCATTGTTACCCATAACTTGGGTGTGGTGGAAGAGGAAAAGCAACTGAATATTACAAGCCCTTGTGAACAGAAGGAACTTATTTGTGATCTATTGTCAGAGCAGCATCCTCACCCACAGATTCTCTCTAATCAACAAATGGAAGCCAAATTACATTCTGTTGAATCACCTTCTTTTCTTGAATGGCACAAAGATTCAGAGCAGCAGCTTGACCTTTCTAGCATGGAAAGATCTCCTAAACCAAAAGCACCTGTGAACAAAGATCCTCAGCATCAAGATGAGCAACAGCCATCATCTAAGcctcgaggcagaggaagaccCCGTAAACTAAAGTCTAGTACTGATATGATTCTCTCTAATCAACAAATGAAAGCCAAATTACATTCTGTTGAATCACCTGCTTTTCTTGAATGGCACAAAGATCCAGAGCAGCAGCTTGACCTTTCTAGCATGGAAAGATCTCCTAAACCAAAAGCACCTGTGAACAAAGATCCTGAGCAACAGCCATCATCTAAGcctcgaggcagagggagaccCCGTAAACTAAAGTCTGATACTGATATGATTATCTCTAATCAACAAATGGAAGCCAAGTTACATTATGTTGAATCACCTGCTTTTCTTGAATGGCACAAAGATCCAGAGCAGCAGCTTGACCTTTCTAGCATGGAAAGATCTCCTAAACCAAAAGCACCTGTGAACAAAGATCCTCAGCATCAAGATGAGCAACAGCCATCATCTAAGcctcgaggcagagggagaccCCGTAAACTAAAGTCTGATAATATGATTCTCTCTAATCAACAAATGGAAGCCAAATTACATTCTGTTGAATCATCTGCTTTTCTTGAATGGCACAAAGATCCAGAGCAGCAGCTTGACCTTTCTAGCATGGAAAGATCTCCTAAACCAAAAGCACCTGTGAACAAAGATCCTCAGCATCAAGATGAGCAACAGCCATCATCTAAGcctcgaggcagagggagaccCCGAAAACTAAAGTCTGATACTGATATGATTCTCTCTAATCAACAAATGGAAGCCAAGTTACATTCTGTTGAATCACCTGCTTTTCTTGAATGGCACAAAGATCCAGAGCAGCAGCTTGACCTTTCTAGCATGGAAAGATCTCCTAAACCAAAAGCACCTTTGAACAAAGATCCTCAGCATCAAGATGAGCAACAGCCATCATCTAAGcctcgaggcagagggagaccCCCTAAACTAAAGTCTGATACTGATATGATTAGGAATAGTTTGTTGCCATCCAGTGATCAGGATTACAATGAGCAGCAGCAGAGTAAAAGAAGAGGCAGGCCTCCTAAAAGGAAAACAGACTGCTATTGA
- the LOC110605304 gene encoding apoptotic chromatin condensation inducer in the nucleus isoform X4: MEEPNAVPCSSQNPNNLLTDDRYEDDRYEPIMNNLKARVFSKISPSGNIAPQLKTHIERRLHEFFPSFDTPSHPPYSSMIQRAISELNNEEGSTKEEISAFIKREYEHLPWGHESFLSHHLGKLCGNMELACVNNERYILLVEEDCELKEVTGSSRKKEGRRGGQGRKKVRVTKRKKKQGQAEKQQIEVLEDTLQAMELKRQKDQMTTLERGVQVGFNKQDDVQAIVTHNLGVVEEEKQLNITSPCEQKELICDLLSEQHPHPQILSNQQMEAKLHSVESPSFLEWHKDSEQQLDLSSMERSPKPKAPVNKDPQHQDEQQPSSKPRGRGRPRKLKSDTDMIISNQQMEAKLHYVESPAFLEWHKDPEQQLDLSSMERSPKPKAPVNKDPQHQDEQQPSSKPRGRGRPRKLKSDNMILSNQQMEAKLHSVESSAFLEWHKDPEQQLDLSSMERSPKPKAPVNKDPQHQDEQQPSSKPRGRGRPRKLKSDTDMILSNQQMEAKLHSVESPAFLEWHKDPEQQLDLSSMERSPKPKAPLNKDPQHQDEQQPSSKPRGRGRPPKLKSDTDMIRNSLLPSSDQDYNEQQQSKRRGRPPKRKTDCY; encoded by the exons ATGGAAGAACCTAACGCTGTCCCCTGCTCCTCTCAAAATCCCAACAATCTTCTTACAGATGATAGATACGAAGATGATAGATACGAGCCTATAATGAACAATCTGAAAGCTCGTGTGTTTTCCAAAATAAGCCCGTCGGGAAACATTGCGCCTCAACTCAAGACCCACATTGAACGACGGCTGCATGAATTCTTCCCCAGTTTCGACACTCCGTCTCACCCACCTTATTCTTCT ATGATCCAAAGGGCAATTTCAGAGTTGAATAATGAAGAGGGGTCCACCAAGGAGGAAATATCAGCATTTATTAAAAGAGAGTATGAGCATTTGCCATGGGGCCATGAGAGTTTTTTGAGTCATCATTTGGGGAAGCTTTGTGGGAATATGGAGTTAGCATGTGTAAATAATGAACGATATATACTTTTAGTTGAAGAAGATTGCGAGTTAAAGGAGGTGACAGGTTCAAGTAGGAAAAAGGAGGGCCGCAGAGGTGGGCAAGGCAGGAAAAAAGTCAGAGTGacgaagaggaagaagaaacaAGGTCAAGCAGAAAAGCAACAAATTGAAGTATTAGAG GATACTCTCCAAGCTATGGAACTGAAGCGGCAAAAGGATCAGATGACCACATTGGAGAG AGGCGTCCAGGTGGGATTTAACAAGCAAGACGATGTTCAAGCCATTGTTACCCATAACTTGGGTGTGGTGGAAGAGGAAAAGCAACTGAATATTACAAGCCCTTGTGAACAGAAGGAACTTATTTGTGATCTATTGTCAGAGCAGCATCCTCACCCACAGATTCTCTCTAATCAACAAATGGAAGCCAAATTACATTCTGTTGAATCACCTTCTTTTCTTGAATGGCACAAAGATTCAGAGCAGCAGCTTGACCTTTCTAGCATGGAAAGATCTCCTAAACCAAAAGCACCTGTGAACAAAGATCCTCAGCATCAAGATGAGCAACAGCCATCATCTAAGcctcgag gcagagggagaccCCGTAAACTAAAGTCTGATACTGATATGATTATCTCTAATCAACAAATGGAAGCCAAGTTACATTATGTTGAATCACCTGCTTTTCTTGAATGGCACAAAGATCCAGAGCAGCAGCTTGACCTTTCTAGCATGGAAAGATCTCCTAAACCAAAAGCACCTGTGAACAAAGATCCTCAGCATCAAGATGAGCAACAGCCATCATCTAAGcctcgaggcagagggagaccCCGTAAACTAAAGTCTGATAATATGATTCTCTCTAATCAACAAATGGAAGCCAAATTACATTCTGTTGAATCATCTGCTTTTCTTGAATGGCACAAAGATCCAGAGCAGCAGCTTGACCTTTCTAGCATGGAAAGATCTCCTAAACCAAAAGCACCTGTGAACAAAGATCCTCAGCATCAAGATGAGCAACAGCCATCATCTAAGcctcgaggcagagggagaccCCGAAAACTAAAGTCTGATACTGATATGATTCTCTCTAATCAACAAATGGAAGCCAAGTTACATTCTGTTGAATCACCTGCTTTTCTTGAATGGCACAAAGATCCAGAGCAGCAGCTTGACCTTTCTAGCATGGAAAGATCTCCTAAACCAAAAGCACCTTTGAACAAAGATCCTCAGCATCAAGATGAGCAACAGCCATCATCTAAGcctcgaggcagagggagaccCCCTAAACTAAAGTCTGATACTGATATGATTAGGAATAGTTTGTTGCCATCCAGTGATCAGGATTACAATGAGCAGCAGCAGAGTAAAAGAAGAGGCAGGCCTCCTAAAAGGAAAACAGACTGCTATTGA
- the LOC110605304 gene encoding hepatoma-derived growth factor-related protein 2 isoform X1, whose product MEEPNAVPCSSQNPNNLLTDDRYEDDRYEPIMNNLKARVFSKISPSGNIAPQLKTHIERRLHEFFPSFDTPSHPPYSSMIQRAISELNNEEGSTKEEISAFIKREYEHLPWGHESFLSHHLGKLCGNMELACVNNERYILLVEEDCELKEVTGSSRKKEGRRGGQGRKKVRVTKRKKKQGQAEKQQIEVLEDTLQAMELKRQKDQMTTLERGVQVGFNKQDDVQAIVTHNLGVVEEEKQLNITSPCEQKELICDLLSEQHPHPQILSNQQMEAKLHSVESPSFLEWHKDSEQQLDLSSMERSPKPKAPVNKDPQHQDEQQPSSKPRGRGRPRKLKSSTDMILSNQQMKAKLHSVESPAFLEWHKDPEQQLDLSSMERSPKPKAPVNKDPEQQPSSKPRGRGRPRKLKSDTDMIISNQQMEAKLHYVESPAFLEWHKDPEQQLDLSSMERSPKPKAPVNKDPQHQDEQQPSSKPRGRGRPRKLKSDNMILSNQQMEAKLHSVESSAFLEWHKDPEQQLDLSSMERSPKPKAPVNKDPQHQDEQQPSSKPRGRGRPRKLKSDTDMILSNQQMEAKLHSVESPAFLEWHKDPEQQLDLSSMERSPKPKAPLNKDPQHQDEQQPSSKPRGRGRPPKLKSDTDMIRNSLLPSSDQDYNEQQQSKRRGRPPKRKTDCY is encoded by the exons ATGGAAGAACCTAACGCTGTCCCCTGCTCCTCTCAAAATCCCAACAATCTTCTTACAGATGATAGATACGAAGATGATAGATACGAGCCTATAATGAACAATCTGAAAGCTCGTGTGTTTTCCAAAATAAGCCCGTCGGGAAACATTGCGCCTCAACTCAAGACCCACATTGAACGACGGCTGCATGAATTCTTCCCCAGTTTCGACACTCCGTCTCACCCACCTTATTCTTCT ATGATCCAAAGGGCAATTTCAGAGTTGAATAATGAAGAGGGGTCCACCAAGGAGGAAATATCAGCATTTATTAAAAGAGAGTATGAGCATTTGCCATGGGGCCATGAGAGTTTTTTGAGTCATCATTTGGGGAAGCTTTGTGGGAATATGGAGTTAGCATGTGTAAATAATGAACGATATATACTTTTAGTTGAAGAAGATTGCGAGTTAAAGGAGGTGACAGGTTCAAGTAGGAAAAAGGAGGGCCGCAGAGGTGGGCAAGGCAGGAAAAAAGTCAGAGTGacgaagaggaagaagaaacaAGGTCAAGCAGAAAAGCAACAAATTGAAGTATTAGAG GATACTCTCCAAGCTATGGAACTGAAGCGGCAAAAGGATCAGATGACCACATTGGAGAG AGGCGTCCAGGTGGGATTTAACAAGCAAGACGATGTTCAAGCCATTGTTACCCATAACTTGGGTGTGGTGGAAGAGGAAAAGCAACTGAATATTACAAGCCCTTGTGAACAGAAGGAACTTATTTGTGATCTATTGTCAGAGCAGCATCCTCACCCACAGATTCTCTCTAATCAACAAATGGAAGCCAAATTACATTCTGTTGAATCACCTTCTTTTCTTGAATGGCACAAAGATTCAGAGCAGCAGCTTGACCTTTCTAGCATGGAAAGATCTCCTAAACCAAAAGCACCTGTGAACAAAGATCCTCAGCATCAAGATGAGCAACAGCCATCATCTAAGcctcgaggcagaggaagaccCCGTAAACTAAAGTCTAGTACTGATATGATTCTCTCTAATCAACAAATGAAAGCCAAATTACATTCTGTTGAATCACCTGCTTTTCTTGAATGGCACAAAGATCCAGAGCAGCAGCTTGACCTTTCTAGCATGGAAAGATCTCCTAAACCAAAAGCACCTGTGAACAAAGATCCTGAGCAACAGCCATCATCTAAGcctcgaggcagagggagaccCCGTAAACTAAAGTCTGATACTGATATGATTATCTCTAATCAACAAATGGAAGCCAAGTTACATTATGTTGAATCACCTGCTTTTCTTGAATGGCACAAAGATCCAGAGCAGCAGCTTGACCTTTCTAGCATGGAAAGATCTCCTAAACCAAAAGCACCTGTGAACAAAGATCCTCAGCATCAAGATGAGCAACAGCCATCATCTAAGcctcgaggcagagggagaccCCGTAAACTAAAGTCTGATAATATGATTCTCTCTAATCAACAAATGGAAGCCAAATTACATTCTGTTGAATCATCTGCTTTTCTTGAATGGCACAAAGATCCAGAGCAGCAGCTTGACCTTTCTAGCATGGAAAGATCTCCTAAACCAAAAGCACCTGTGAACAAAGATCCTCAGCATCAAGATGAGCAACAGCCATCATCTAAGcctcgaggcagagggagaccCCGAAAACTAAAGTCTGATACTGATATGATTCTCTCTAATCAACAAATGGAAGCCAAGTTACATTCTGTTGAATCACCTGCTTTTCTTGAATGGCACAAAGATCCAGAGCAGCAGCTTGACCTTTCTAGCATGGAAAGATCTCCTAAACCAAAAGCACCTTTGAACAAAGATCCTCAGCATCAAGATGAGCAACAGCCATCATCTAAGcctcgaggcagagggagaccCCCTAAACTAAAGTCTGATACTGATATGATTAGGAATAGTTTGTTGCCATCCAGTGATCAGGATTACAATGAGCAGCAGCAGAGTAAAAGAAGAGGCAGGCCTCCTAAAAGGAAAACAGACTGCTATTGA
- the LOC110605304 gene encoding hepatoma-derived growth factor-related protein 2 isoform X2, with protein MAEPNAVPSSSQNHNTLLTDDRYEHIMNNLKASVFSKISPSGNIAPQLKTHIERRLHEFFPSFRTPSHPPYASMIQRAISELNNEEGSTKEEISAFIKREYEHLPWGHESFLSHHLGKLCGNMELACVNNERYILLVEEDCELKEVTGSSRKKEGRRGGQGRKKVRVTKRKKKQGQAEKQQIEVLEDTLQAMELKRQKDQMTTLERGVQVGFNKQDDVQAIVTHNLGVVEEEKQLNITSPCEQKELICDLLSEQHPHPQILSNQQMEAKLHSVESPSFLEWHKDSEQQLDLSSMERSPKPKAPVNKDPQHQDEQQPSSKPRGRGRPRKLKSSTDMILSNQQMKAKLHSVESPAFLEWHKDPEQQLDLSSMERSPKPKAPVNKDPEQQPSSKPRGRGRPRKLKSDTDMIISNQQMEAKLHYVESPAFLEWHKDPEQQLDLSSMERSPKPKAPVNKDPQHQDEQQPSSKPRGRGRPRKLKSDNMILSNQQMEAKLHSVESSAFLEWHKDPEQQLDLSSMERSPKPKAPVNKDPQHQDEQQPSSKPRGRGRPRKLKSDTDMILSNQQMEAKLHSVESPAFLEWHKDPEQQLDLSSMERSPKPKAPLNKDPQHQDEQQPSSKPRGRGRPPKLKSDTDMIRNSLLPSSDQDYNEQQQSKRRGRPPKRKTDCY; from the exons ATGGCAGAACCCAATGCTGTTCCCTCCTCCTCTCAAAATCATAACACTCTTCTTACAGATGATAGATACGAGCATATAATGAACAATCTCAAAGCTTCTGTGTTTTCCAAAATAAGCCCGTCGGGAAACATTGCGCCTCAACTCAAGACCCACATTGAACGACGGCTGCATGAATTCTTCCCCAGTTTCCGCACTCCGTCTCACCCACCTTATGCTTCT ATGATCCAAAGGGCAATTTCAGAGTTGAATAATGAAGAGGGGTCCACCAAGGAGGAAATATCAGCATTTATTAAAAGAGAGTATGAGCATTTGCCATGGGGCCATGAGAGTTTTTTGAGTCATCATTTGGGGAAGCTTTGTGGGAATATGGAGTTAGCATGTGTAAATAATGAACGATATATACTTTTAGTTGAAGAAGATTGCGAGTTAAAGGAGGTGACAGGTTCAAGTAGGAAAAAGGAGGGCCGCAGAGGTGGGCAAGGCAGGAAAAAAGTCAGAGTGacgaagaggaagaagaaacaAGGTCAAGCAGAAAAGCAACAAATTGAAGTATTAGAG GATACTCTCCAAGCTATGGAACTGAAGCGGCAAAAGGATCAGATGACCACATTGGAGAG AGGCGTCCAGGTGGGATTTAACAAGCAAGACGATGTTCAAGCCATTGTTACCCATAACTTGGGTGTGGTGGAAGAGGAAAAGCAACTGAATATTACAAGCCCTTGTGAACAGAAGGAACTTATTTGTGATCTATTGTCAGAGCAGCATCCTCACCCACAGATTCTCTCTAATCAACAAATGGAAGCCAAATTACATTCTGTTGAATCACCTTCTTTTCTTGAATGGCACAAAGATTCAGAGCAGCAGCTTGACCTTTCTAGCATGGAAAGATCTCCTAAACCAAAAGCACCTGTGAACAAAGATCCTCAGCATCAAGATGAGCAACAGCCATCATCTAAGcctcgaggcagaggaagaccCCGTAAACTAAAGTCTAGTACTGATATGATTCTCTCTAATCAACAAATGAAAGCCAAATTACATTCTGTTGAATCACCTGCTTTTCTTGAATGGCACAAAGATCCAGAGCAGCAGCTTGACCTTTCTAGCATGGAAAGATCTCCTAAACCAAAAGCACCTGTGAACAAAGATCCTGAGCAACAGCCATCATCTAAGcctcgaggcagagggagaccCCGTAAACTAAAGTCTGATACTGATATGATTATCTCTAATCAACAAATGGAAGCCAAGTTACATTATGTTGAATCACCTGCTTTTCTTGAATGGCACAAAGATCCAGAGCAGCAGCTTGACCTTTCTAGCATGGAAAGATCTCCTAAACCAAAAGCACCTGTGAACAAAGATCCTCAGCATCAAGATGAGCAACAGCCATCATCTAAGcctcgaggcagagggagaccCCGTAAACTAAAGTCTGATAATATGATTCTCTCTAATCAACAAATGGAAGCCAAATTACATTCTGTTGAATCATCTGCTTTTCTTGAATGGCACAAAGATCCAGAGCAGCAGCTTGACCTTTCTAGCATGGAAAGATCTCCTAAACCAAAAGCACCTGTGAACAAAGATCCTCAGCATCAAGATGAGCAACAGCCATCATCTAAGcctcgaggcagagggagaccCCGAAAACTAAAGTCTGATACTGATATGATTCTCTCTAATCAACAAATGGAAGCCAAGTTACATTCTGTTGAATCACCTGCTTTTCTTGAATGGCACAAAGATCCAGAGCAGCAGCTTGACCTTTCTAGCATGGAAAGATCTCCTAAACCAAAAGCACCTTTGAACAAAGATCCTCAGCATCAAGATGAGCAACAGCCATCATCTAAGcctcgaggcagagggagaccCCCTAAACTAAAGTCTGATACTGATATGATTAGGAATAGTTTGTTGCCATCCAGTGATCAGGATTACAATGAGCAGCAGCAGAGTAAAAGAAGAGGCAGGCCTCCTAAAAGGAAAACAGACTGCTATTGA
- the LOC110605304 gene encoding apoptotic chromatin condensation inducer in the nucleus isoform X3 gives MEEPNAVPCSSQNPNNLLTDDRYEDDRYEPIMNNLKARVFSKISPSGNIAPQLKTHIERRLHEFFPSFDTPSHPPYSSMIQRAISELNNEEGSTKEEISAFIKREYEHLPWGHESFLSHHLGKLCGNMELACVNNERYILLVEEDCELKEVTGSSRKKEGRRGGQGRKKVRVTKRKKKQGQAEKQQIEVLEDTLQAMELKRQKDQMTTLERGVQVGFNKQDDVQAIVTHNLGVVEEEKQLNITSPCEQKELICDLLSEQHPHPQILSNQQMEAKLHSVESPSFLEWHKDSEQQLDLSSMERSPKPKAPVNKDPQHQDEQQPSSKPRGRGRPRKLKSDTDMIISNQQMEAKLHYVESPAFLEWHKDPEQQLDLSSMERSPKPKAPVNKDPQHQDEQQPSSKPRGRGRPRKLKSDNMILSNQQMEAKLHSVESSAFLEWHKDPEQQLDLSSMERSPKPKAPVNKDPQHQDEQQPSSKPRGRGRPRKLKSDTDMILSNQQMEAKLHSVESPAFLEWHKDPEQQLDLSSMERSPKPKAPLNKDPQHQDEQQPSSKPRGRGRPPKLKSDTDMIRNSLLPSSDQDYNEQQQSKRRGRPPKRKTDCY, from the exons ATGGAAGAACCTAACGCTGTCCCCTGCTCCTCTCAAAATCCCAACAATCTTCTTACAGATGATAGATACGAAGATGATAGATACGAGCCTATAATGAACAATCTGAAAGCTCGTGTGTTTTCCAAAATAAGCCCGTCGGGAAACATTGCGCCTCAACTCAAGACCCACATTGAACGACGGCTGCATGAATTCTTCCCCAGTTTCGACACTCCGTCTCACCCACCTTATTCTTCT ATGATCCAAAGGGCAATTTCAGAGTTGAATAATGAAGAGGGGTCCACCAAGGAGGAAATATCAGCATTTATTAAAAGAGAGTATGAGCATTTGCCATGGGGCCATGAGAGTTTTTTGAGTCATCATTTGGGGAAGCTTTGTGGGAATATGGAGTTAGCATGTGTAAATAATGAACGATATATACTTTTAGTTGAAGAAGATTGCGAGTTAAAGGAGGTGACAGGTTCAAGTAGGAAAAAGGAGGGCCGCAGAGGTGGGCAAGGCAGGAAAAAAGTCAGAGTGacgaagaggaagaagaaacaAGGTCAAGCAGAAAAGCAACAAATTGAAGTATTAGAG GATACTCTCCAAGCTATGGAACTGAAGCGGCAAAAGGATCAGATGACCACATTGGAGAG AGGCGTCCAGGTGGGATTTAACAAGCAAGACGATGTTCAAGCCATTGTTACCCATAACTTGGGTGTGGTGGAAGAGGAAAAGCAACTGAATATTACAAGCCCTTGTGAACAGAAGGAACTTATTTGTGATCTATTGTCAGAGCAGCATCCTCACCCACAGATTCTCTCTAATCAACAAATGGAAGCCAAATTACATTCTGTTGAATCACCTTCTTTTCTTGAATGGCACAAAGATTCAGAGCAGCAGCTTGACCTTTCTAGCATGGAAAGATCTCCTAAACCAAAAGCACCTGTGAACAAAGATCCTCAGCATCAAGATGAGCAACAGCCATCATCTAAGcctcgaggcagag ggagaccCCGTAAACTAAAGTCTGATACTGATATGATTATCTCTAATCAACAAATGGAAGCCAAGTTACATTATGTTGAATCACCTGCTTTTCTTGAATGGCACAAAGATCCAGAGCAGCAGCTTGACCTTTCTAGCATGGAAAGATCTCCTAAACCAAAAGCACCTGTGAACAAAGATCCTCAGCATCAAGATGAGCAACAGCCATCATCTAAGcctcgaggcagagggagaccCCGTAAACTAAAGTCTGATAATATGATTCTCTCTAATCAACAAATGGAAGCCAAATTACATTCTGTTGAATCATCTGCTTTTCTTGAATGGCACAAAGATCCAGAGCAGCAGCTTGACCTTTCTAGCATGGAAAGATCTCCTAAACCAAAAGCACCTGTGAACAAAGATCCTCAGCATCAAGATGAGCAACAGCCATCATCTAAGcctcgaggcagagggagaccCCGAAAACTAAAGTCTGATACTGATATGATTCTCTCTAATCAACAAATGGAAGCCAAGTTACATTCTGTTGAATCACCTGCTTTTCTTGAATGGCACAAAGATCCAGAGCAGCAGCTTGACCTTTCTAGCATGGAAAGATCTCCTAAACCAAAAGCACCTTTGAACAAAGATCCTCAGCATCAAGATGAGCAACAGCCATCATCTAAGcctcgaggcagagggagaccCCCTAAACTAAAGTCTGATACTGATATGATTAGGAATAGTTTGTTGCCATCCAGTGATCAGGATTACAATGAGCAGCAGCAGAGTAAAAGAAGAGGCAGGCCTCCTAAAAGGAAAACAGACTGCTATTGA